The genomic segment ATCGACTACGCCGAACAGGGCGGCAAACTGTGCGCCGGCGATGTCGACGTCGGGGCCTACAGCATCGGCGTGCCCAGTTCGCTCGTTGCCCAGGTGCTCGAGGAGTGCAAGGGGCGGCTCATCTCGATCGACGAGGTCATCGTGCAGCGGCTCGTCGACAAATTCCCCTTCTATGCACCGGCGCAGGTGCCTGCCGAGACCTACCCTTCCATCGAAAGCGACACCTTCTCCCTCGGCCTCAAGGCAACGCTGGTGACGACGAGCGATACCCCGGACGCCGTGGTCTACGAGGTCGTGCGCACGATCTTCGAGGGGATTTCGGAGTTTCGCGCGATGCATCTGTCGTTCGGCGAGTTGCGGGCGACCAAGATGATCCGGGAAGGCATGTCGGCGCCGCTGCATCCCGGCGCGGCACGCTATTTCGCGGAACGGGGATGGCTCACGGAACGGTGACGCTGAGATCGAGGGTTCGCTTGGAGGGCCCTTGCGAAACTCGGGTGTGGCGGTCGAGTGGATGGGAGTAGCCGGCCGACGGCGCGGCTCGTTGCGATACTCAGGGGAGGACGAGTTGTCCGGCTCAGGTGGAAGGTTGAAGGACTGGCTCGGGCGCGCCGCCGGTCCGATCGCGAGTGTCCTGGCGCGGGCGAGGAAGCCGCGTGGTCATGGCATCTCGCTACGCACCAAGCTCATCGTCTGCATCCTGACCGCCGGCATCGCCAGCATCATCGGCCTCGGCGTGGTCGTGTACCGCAGCGGAGCCGACGCCATATCGTCCCAGGTGGAAAATCGACTGACCCAGATCAGGGAGATCCGCGGCAAGCAGGTCCAGAACCAGCTCGACAGTCTCGCCAACGCATTCGGCGCACTCTCCACCGACATCTCCGTTGCCGCCGCGATTTCGCTGTTGCGCGATGGCTGGGCGGAGCTGGGCTACGGCAGGGAAGCCGACACGCGGCGGGCGCGGCTCGCGGATTATTATCGTGAACGGGTTCTGCCGCAGGTCGCGGGTGGGGGGCGCACCATTCTGACCGAGACCGACCTCTTGCCCAGAACCGATCGCGGGCAAGACCTGCAGGCGTTGTTCATCGCCGGGAATCCGGCCAAGGCGGGGGAGCGCGAGGCACTGCGGGACCATCCTGTCTCCAACCCCTATACGCTGGCGCACGGCACATATCACGCCTGGTTCGCGGAACTGGCGTTGCGGTTCGCTTTGCACGACATCGTCCTCGTCGAGCCGGAGGATGGGGTTGTCGTCTATTCTGTCGAGAAGGAAATCGATCTCGGCACCAAGCTGATCGGCGGGCCGCATGCCGACAGCGGCCTCGGCCGACTGGTGCGCGAGGTGCTGCGCGATCCCAAGCGGGGGGAGGTGCGCTATTCCGATTTTTCGTTCTACCTGCCGTCCGATAACCGACCGATGATGTTCATCGCCACCCCGGTGTTCTCGCAGTGGAAGCTGATCGGGGTGGTCGCGGGGAAGATTCCGACTTCGATGCTCAATGACATCCTCAGCGGCCAGAATCGCTGGAGCGAGGAAGGCCTCGGGGAAAGCGGGGAGGTCTATATCGTCGGCGCGGACCGCCTGCTCAGGAGCGAATCCCGATTCATGATCGAACAACCGGAGCGTTTCCTCGACCAGCTCGCGGGCTTCGGGGTGCCCGCCGAGGAGGTCGAACAGATCCGCGCGCGAGGTACCGCAGTGATGCTCCGTCGGGTGGGAACGGAGGCCGCCGACGGTGCCTTCGGAAGGCGGAGCGAGACGAGGGTCCTGCGGGATTACCGCGGGATCACGGTTCTCAGCTCCTATGCTCCGCTCCCGTTGCGCGGCCTCGACTGGGCCATCGTCGCGGAGATC from the Hyphomicrobiales bacterium genome contains:
- a CDS encoding HAMP domain-containing protein, whose amino-acid sequence is MRNSGVAVEWMGVAGRRRGSLRYSGEDELSGSGGRLKDWLGRAAGPIASVLARARKPRGHGISLRTKLIVCILTAGIASIIGLGVVVYRSGADAISSQVENRLTQIREIRGKQVQNQLDSLANAFGALSTDISVAAAISLLRDGWAELGYGREADTRRARLADYYRERVLPQVAGGGRTILTETDLLPRTDRGQDLQALFIAGNPAKAGEREALRDHPVSNPYTLAHGTYHAWFAELALRFALHDIVLVEPEDGVVVYSVEKEIDLGTKLIGGPHADSGLGRLVREVLRDPKRGEVRYSDFSFYLPSDNRPMMFIATPVFSQWKLIGVVAGKIPTSMLNDILSGQNRWSEEGLGESGEVYIVGADRLLRSESRFMIEQPERFLDQLAGFGVPAEEVEQIRARGTAVMLRRVGTEAADGAFGRRSETRVLRDYRGITVLSSYAPLPLRGLDWAIVAEIDEDEAFRPLKDFGRTVTITTSILGFILTMLAFWLSSWLLTPLWTLVTTVGRLEAGERGVEITRQSDDEVGRLAGAFSGLSQRIDGLNQQIDRKNEVYELMLGQLFPEGVARRLRRGEDYTVESAANATVVYLSLFGVQDTFGDHDGGPSFEMLNDLVEILDGLAEEAGIDKVKSTGEHYVGVCGLHVPRLDHARRAIGFAVRAQAAVEQYARSRERSIRVCVALASGVVHAGLIGRRRFVYDVWGQPCSDARRIAMGLAFDRIGLLESTYNLLGRPDVFEESSSELSPSLGTIVCHTAAIADISFLAGGAASGSGVRKAS